From Gemmatimonadota bacterium, the proteins below share one genomic window:
- a CDS encoding phytanoyl-CoA dioxygenase family protein, producing the protein MSAPRIDDRDWSALTSGERIRQIEVEGYLLIPDLLTPEHLARLKGITDSLETTPVDYSIHQRGRSDIQFFGGEITDLIAHPPTVAFLRELLGEDIILSHYGYARSEPGHPGISLHTDGQPYGSRIFGYLGSVPVMVRVLYYLDDLTPEVSPFRVIPRSHLSMHADGNPYQRFESHPEEVMVTAKAGSAMFINHKVFHGNFPNVGDWPRSMLAIAYRPAWAGPVQKVEGWDPQDVAALPDAVRPFFGDRNTRHWIPEGGNKPPDMASQAPGINPSRWERK; encoded by the coding sequence ATGTCTGCTCCACGTATCGATGACCGCGACTGGTCCGCCCTGACTTCGGGCGAGCGCATTCGCCAGATAGAGGTTGAGGGCTATCTTCTGATTCCCGATTTGTTGACGCCCGAGCATCTGGCCCGGCTCAAGGGGATAACCGATAGTTTGGAAACCACCCCGGTGGATTACAGTATTCACCAGCGGGGCCGGAGTGACATCCAGTTCTTCGGCGGTGAAATTACCGACCTCATTGCCCATCCCCCGACGGTTGCCTTTCTGAGGGAACTTCTGGGGGAGGACATCATTCTGTCTCACTACGGATATGCCCGCTCAGAGCCGGGGCACCCGGGCATCAGCCTCCATACGGATGGCCAACCCTACGGTTCTCGCATCTTTGGTTATCTGGGTAGCGTACCGGTCATGGTCCGGGTGCTGTATTATCTGGACGACCTGACTCCGGAAGTCTCCCCATTCCGCGTAATTCCCCGATCGCACCTTTCCATGCACGCAGACGGCAATCCCTACCAGCGCTTCGAGTCCCATCCAGAGGAGGTCATGGTTACTGCAAAAGCCGGTTCTGCGATGTTTATCAACCACAAGGTTTTCCACGGCAACTTCCCCAATGTCGGCGACTGGCCCCGCTCGATGCTGGCTATTGCTTACCGCCCGGCCTGGGCAGGTCCTGTCCAGAAAGTTGAAGGGTGGGATCCGCAGGACGTCGCCGCGCTGCCCGATGCCGTGAGACCCTTTTTCGGTGACCGTAACACCCGCCACTGGATCCCCGAAGGGGGCAACAAACCGCCCGACATGGCCAGTCAGGCCCCGGGTATCAATCCCAGCCGATGGGAACGCAAGTAA